A single genomic interval of Ignavibacteria bacterium harbors:
- a CDS encoding DUF1801 domain-containing protein — MGKITQIKTKQTSASVEDFISKVKDEQQRKDSLVIIEMMKKLSGEKPKMWGSSLIGFGNKIYKSPNTGREVDWFLIGFSPRKANLSLHLVFEINKHSDTLKKLGKFKTGGGCLYINKLTDIDLKILEKLIAVALKVK, encoded by the coding sequence ATGGGAAAAATAACACAAATAAAAACCAAACAAACCTCTGCAAGTGTTGAGGACTTTATAAGCAAAGTAAAAGATGAACAGCAACGAAAAGACAGTCTCGTAATTATTGAAATGATGAAAAAACTTAGTGGTGAAAAACCTAAAATGTGGGGTTCCTCACTCATCGGTTTTGGTAACAAGATATATAAAAGCCCGAATACAGGGAGAGAAGTAGATTGGTTTCTTATTGGATTTTCGCCTCGAAAAGCAAACCTTTCTTTACATCTCGTCTTTGAGATTAACAAACACTCAGACACACTTAAAAAATTAGGTAAGTTCAAAACGGGAGGTGGCTGCCTTTATATAAACAAACTAACTGATATCGATCTAAAGATTTTAGAAAAATTAATCGCCGTAGCATTAAAAGTAAAATAG
- a CDS encoding DUF1801 domain-containing protein, translated as MNSKGKTVNEILTNLPKDRVEPFNKLHDVIVKNLPQGFEPAISYGGLGYVVPHKLYPAGYHCKPSEPLPFAGIASQKHSINFYHMGIYTDTKLLKWFISEYPKHSNQKLDMGKSCVRFKKMEAIPYKLIAELMKKMSVKQWIEQYETAFKPKSKLARAKSKT; from the coding sequence ATGAATTCAAAAGGAAAAACCGTGAATGAAATTCTTACTAATCTTCCTAAAGACAGAGTAGAACCGTTCAACAAACTTCACGATGTAATTGTAAAAAATTTGCCTCAAGGATTTGAACCGGCAATCAGTTATGGAGGATTGGGTTATGTTGTTCCGCATAAACTCTATCCTGCGGGTTATCATTGCAAACCAAGCGAGCCACTTCCTTTCGCTGGAATTGCTTCGCAAAAACACTCTATTAATTTTTACCATATGGGTATTTATACCGACACTAAATTATTGAAGTGGTTTATTTCCGAATATCCCAAACACAGTAACCAAAAACTTGATATGGGCAAAAGTTGTGTCCGCTTTAAGAAAATGGAAGCAATTCCCTATAAGCTCATTGCTGAGTTAATGAAAAAAATGAGTGTTAAACAATGGATAGAGCAATACGAAACTGCATTTAAACCAAAATCAAAACTTGCGAGAGCAAAATCAAAAACATAA